A portion of the Lolium rigidum isolate FL_2022 chromosome 1, APGP_CSIRO_Lrig_0.1, whole genome shotgun sequence genome contains these proteins:
- the LOC124684457 gene encoding probable 3-hydroxyisobutyrate dehydrogenase, mitochondrial isoform X2 produces MGLGGVGWRRVGSKVQQRWGWENCLRLRGFSSAALPSHMESVGFIGLGNMGSHMARNLINAGYRVSVHDVNKNAMKKFSDDGIPTKRSPLEVSESSDVVITMLPSSAHVLEVYSGGNGLLGNGGRLGPWLYIDSSTVDPHTSRKISMDISRCGLKEKKGYAEKPMMLDAPVSGGVPAAEAGTLTFMVGGLEEAYVAAKPLLLAMGKKLIYCGGAGNGSAAKICNNMAMAISMLGVSEAFALGQNLGIKASTLTDIFNCSSARCWSSDTYNPVPGVMEGVPSSRNYDGGFTSKLMAKDLDLAMASASGVGYKCPMGSEALDIYRKLCEEGCDAKDFSCAFRHYYTGKDEK; encoded by the exons ATGGGATTGGGCGGTGTTGGCTGGAGGAGAGTTGGTTCCAAGGTGCAGCAGAGATGGGGCTGGGAGAACTGCCTCCGGCTCCGGGGCTTCTCTTCTGCTGCGCTTCCGTCTCACATGGAG AGTGTTGGGTTCATCGGGCTCGGAAATATGGGCTCCCATATGGCAAGGAACCTGATAAATGCTGGATACAGGGTGTCTGTTCATGATGT CAACAAGAATGCCATGAAGAAATTCTCAGACGATGGAATACCCACAAAACGGTCTCCACTTGAAGTTTCTGAGTCAAGCGATGTCGTAATTACCATGCTTCCTTCATCTGCTCAT GTATTAGAAGTATACAGTGGAGGGAATGGCTTGCTCGGTAACGGGGGACGCCTTGGACCATGGCTATACATAGATTCATCTACGGTTGATCCACATACATCAAGAAAGATATCCATGGACATTTCAAGATGCGgtttaaaagaaaagaaag GCTATGCTGAAAAGCCGATGATGCTGGATGCTCCTGTGTCCGGAGGTGTTCCTGCAGCAGAAGCCGGGACACTGACTTTCATG GTGGGTGGTTTAGAGGAAGCATATGTAGCAGCGAAGCCGTTACTTCTCGCAATGGGGAAAAAGCTTATCTACTGTGGTGGGGCTGGAAACGGCTCG GCTGCAAAGATCTGTAACAACATGGCTATGGCTATCAGCATGCTTGGGGTCTCTGAGGCTTTTGCTCTTGGTCAAAATCTTGGGATCAAAGCAAGTACTCTCACAGACATATTTAATTGCTCTAGCGCTCGCTGCTGGAGTAG TGACACATATAACCCAGTTCCTGGAGTAATGGAAGGTGTGCCTTCATCGAGGAATTATGATGGTGGTTTCACCTCCAAACTAATG GCTAAAGATCTGGATCTGGCAATGGCCTCTGCATCTGGTGTTGGCTACAAATGTCCCATGGGCTCTGAAGCACTTGATAT TTACCGGAAGCTATGTGAGGAGGGCTGCGATGCCAAAGACTTCTCATGCGCATTCCGCCACTACTACACCGGAAAGGATGAAAAGTGA
- the LOC124684457 gene encoding probable 3-hydroxyisobutyrate dehydrogenase, mitochondrial isoform X1, whose product MGLGGVGWRRVGSKVQQRWGWENCLRLRGFSSAALPSHMEAPTLQSVGFIGLGNMGSHMARNLINAGYRVSVHDVNKNAMKKFSDDGIPTKRSPLEVSESSDVVITMLPSSAHVLEVYSGGNGLLGNGGRLGPWLYIDSSTVDPHTSRKISMDISRCGLKEKKGYAEKPMMLDAPVSGGVPAAEAGTLTFMVGGLEEAYVAAKPLLLAMGKKLIYCGGAGNGSAAKICNNMAMAISMLGVSEAFALGQNLGIKASTLTDIFNCSSARCWSSDTYNPVPGVMEGVPSSRNYDGGFTSKLMAKDLDLAMASASGVGYKCPMGSEALDIYRKLCEEGCDAKDFSCAFRHYYTGKDEK is encoded by the exons ATGGGATTGGGCGGTGTTGGCTGGAGGAGAGTTGGTTCCAAGGTGCAGCAGAGATGGGGCTGGGAGAACTGCCTCCGGCTCCGGGGCTTCTCTTCTGCTGCGCTTCCGTCTCACATGGAG GCGCCAACATTGCAGAGTGTTGGGTTCATCGGGCTCGGAAATATGGGCTCCCATATGGCAAGGAACCTGATAAATGCTGGATACAGGGTGTCTGTTCATGATGT CAACAAGAATGCCATGAAGAAATTCTCAGACGATGGAATACCCACAAAACGGTCTCCACTTGAAGTTTCTGAGTCAAGCGATGTCGTAATTACCATGCTTCCTTCATCTGCTCAT GTATTAGAAGTATACAGTGGAGGGAATGGCTTGCTCGGTAACGGGGGACGCCTTGGACCATGGCTATACATAGATTCATCTACGGTTGATCCACATACATCAAGAAAGATATCCATGGACATTTCAAGATGCGgtttaaaagaaaagaaag GCTATGCTGAAAAGCCGATGATGCTGGATGCTCCTGTGTCCGGAGGTGTTCCTGCAGCAGAAGCCGGGACACTGACTTTCATG GTGGGTGGTTTAGAGGAAGCATATGTAGCAGCGAAGCCGTTACTTCTCGCAATGGGGAAAAAGCTTATCTACTGTGGTGGGGCTGGAAACGGCTCG GCTGCAAAGATCTGTAACAACATGGCTATGGCTATCAGCATGCTTGGGGTCTCTGAGGCTTTTGCTCTTGGTCAAAATCTTGGGATCAAAGCAAGTACTCTCACAGACATATTTAATTGCTCTAGCGCTCGCTGCTGGAGTAG TGACACATATAACCCAGTTCCTGGAGTAATGGAAGGTGTGCCTTCATCGAGGAATTATGATGGTGGTTTCACCTCCAAACTAATG GCTAAAGATCTGGATCTGGCAATGGCCTCTGCATCTGGTGTTGGCTACAAATGTCCCATGGGCTCTGAAGCACTTGATAT TTACCGGAAGCTATGTGAGGAGGGCTGCGATGCCAAAGACTTCTCATGCGCATTCCGCCACTACTACACCGGAAAGGATGAAAAGTGA